One Brassica napus cultivar Da-Ae chromosome C2, Da-Ae, whole genome shotgun sequence DNA window includes the following coding sequences:
- the LOC125581514 gene encoding inactive protein kinase SELMODRAFT_444075-like → MWGFSRLTTNCALGHGRFLAGTNADQKDDIHESCSQMMFQLHNVYDADKINIRIKIVLASPDGVIAAEAKKSNSNWVVLDRGLKYEKKCCIDQLECNLVVIKKSQPKVIRLNLVKNADTEHLEAISRLTTKSILSRRSSRPRKKLREPFVTPARSPDQEGSDMGTSSISSSDARASPFLASQVSEGLNPWVSDGNKSFFESDTGSNGENWSPISMASSSSHPVKTSNILSPSDDLTRPHTETPRKSRFSSVLRLGSSKKEPDVRKSDTCLNKSVREVVSLSRKSAPGPPPLCSICQHKAPKFGNPPRWFTYDELETATKGFSKGSFLAEGGFGSVHRGTLPGGQIIAVKQYKIASTQGDKEFCSEVEVLSCAQHRNVVMLIGLCVEDGKRLLVYEYICNGSLHSHLYGLGKEPLGWSARQKIAVGAARGLRYLHEECRVGCIVHRDMRPNNILLTHDFEPLVGDFGLARWQPEGDKGVETRVIGTFGYLAPEYTQSGQITEKADVYSFGVVLVELITGRKAMDIKRPKGQQCLTEWARPLLQKQAIKELLDPRLMNCYSEQEVYCMALCAYLCIRRDPNSRPRMSQVLRMLEGDVVMSPI, encoded by the exons ATGTGGGGATTCTCGAGACTTACCACCAACTGTGCATTAGGCCATGGAAGATTTCTTGCTGGAACCAATGCAGACCAAAAAGATGATATTCATGAGTCTTGTTCTCAGATGATGTTCCAGTTACACAATGTTTATGATGCAGATAAG ATAAATATCagaataaaaattgttttagcTTCACCTGATGGAGTTATTGCTGCTGAGGCCAAGAAATCTAACTCAAACTGGGTGGTTCTAGACAG GGGACTGAAGTATGAGAAGAAATGCTGTATTGACCAACTTGAGTGCAATCTTGTTGTAATCAAGAAGTCACAACCAAAGGTTATTCGTCTCAACTTGGTGAAGAATGCAGATACAGAGCATCTAGAAGCTATTTCCAGGCTAACCACAAAGTCTATCCTCTCCCGGAGAAGCTCAAGACCTAGAAAAAAGTTGAGGGAACCCTTTGTGACTCCAGCCAGAAGTCCAGACCAAGAAGGTTCTGATATGGGGACTTCATCTATATCTAGCTCTGATGCAAGAGCTTCACCATTTCTTGCTTCTCAAGTCTCTGAGGGCCTTAACCCATGGGTCAGTGATGGAAACAAGAGTTTCTTTGAATCTGATACTGGCTCAAATGGAGAAAACTGGAGTCCTATATCAATGGCCTCCTCATCTTCCCATCCTGTGAAAACATCTAATATCCTGAGTCCCAGTGATGATCTGACAAGACCTCATACGGAAACTCCAAGAAAATCAAGATTCTCTTCAGTCCTAAGGCTCGGTTCATCCAAGAAAGAACCTGATGTCCGTAAATCCGATACATGCTTAAACAAAAGCGTGAGGGAAGTGGTTTCCTTATCAAGAAAGTCAGCTCCTGGACCTCCTCCACTGTGTTCCATATGTCAACACAAGGCACCTAAATTCGGAAACCCTCCAAGATGGTTCACTTATGACGAGCTTGAGACAGCAACAAAGGGTTTCTCTAAAGGGAGTTTCTTGGCTGAAggcgggtttggttcggttcacaGAGGAACTTTACCAGGTGGTCAAATCATTGCTGTGAAACAGTATAAGATTGCTAGCACACAAGGTGACAAAGAGTTTTGCTCTGAAGTTGAGGTCTTGAGCTGTGCACAGCATCGGAATGTTGTAATGCTCATTGGACTATGTGTGGAGGATGGGAAGAGACTGCTGGTTTATGAGTATATCTGCAATGGTTCTTTGCATTCTCATCTTTATG GTTTGGGGAAAGAGCCGTTAGGATGGTCAGCGCGGCAAAAGATTGCGGTTGGAGCAGCTCGTGGGTTGAGATACCTTCATGAAGAGTGTAGAGTTGGTTGCATTGTTCATAGGGATATGCGTCCTAATAACATTCTCCTCACTCATGACTTTGagcctttg GTTGGAGATTTTGGACTAGCGAGATGGCAACCAGAAGGTGATAAAGGAGTGGAGACAAGAGTAATTGGAACTTTCGG GTACTTGGCACCTGAATATACACAAAGTGGACAGATTACAGAGAAAGCAGATGTGTACTCTTTTGGGGTTGTGTTAGTTGAGCTTATCACAGGAAGGAAAGCGATGGACATTAAGCGTCCTAAAGGTCAACAGTGTCTCACCGAATGG gCAAGACCGCTGTTGCAGAAGCAAGCCATTAAAGAGCTTCTTGATCCGCGTTTAATGAATTGTTACTCTGAGCAAGAAGTTTACTGTATGGCGTTATGTGCTTACCTCTGCATTCGCCGTGACCCTAACTCAAGGCCACGAATGTCTCAG GTGTTGCGGATGTTAGAAGGAGACGTTGTCATGAGTCCAATATAG